The Candidatus Koribacter versatilis Ellin345 genome has a segment encoding these proteins:
- a CDS encoding S1C family serine protease, whose product MRKMLRPFLLGVLLATGFFYLTTHHRAASAGSDVDNVWISRPDRLELTQAAGPVTYDPEEQVNIEVYKRGLPSVVNVTSTTVAFDFFYGAVPQEGQGSGFIIDKQGHILTNFHVVQGNPQKLEITLSNRKKYPAKVIGLDRSHDLAVVQINAPDLVPAVMGDSHGLVVGQKVFAIGNPFGLSGTMTRGIISSIRAIVEPDGTKIDEAIQTDAAINPGNSGGPLLNSRGEVIGINTMIASNGAAQSAGIGFAVPINAAKAVLNDLVQYGEVRRPSLGIRGGLPITPELAEQMGLAADYGVLIQAVIPGRGADKAGLKGGNERAYLGNTPIMIGGDLIVAIGDEQIADLQDLSHAMNAHKAGETVRVTIYRAKRKMVVPVQLDEARQGA is encoded by the coding sequence ATGCGAAAGATGCTCCGTCCCTTTCTTCTCGGCGTTTTGCTTGCCACTGGTTTTTTCTACCTGACCACGCACCATCGCGCCGCCAGCGCCGGTTCCGACGTCGACAACGTCTGGATCTCGCGTCCCGACCGCCTCGAGCTGACCCAGGCCGCCGGCCCCGTCACCTACGACCCCGAAGAGCAGGTCAACATCGAGGTCTATAAAAGAGGTCTGCCCAGCGTCGTGAACGTCACCTCCACGACGGTCGCCTTCGACTTCTTTTATGGCGCGGTGCCGCAAGAGGGCCAGGGCTCCGGCTTCATCATTGATAAGCAGGGCCATATCCTGACGAACTTTCACGTCGTCCAGGGCAATCCGCAGAAGCTGGAAATCACCCTCAGTAATCGCAAGAAATATCCAGCCAAGGTTATTGGCCTCGACCGCTCGCACGATCTCGCGGTCGTCCAGATCAACGCCCCTGACCTCGTACCCGCCGTCATGGGCGACAGTCACGGTCTCGTTGTCGGCCAGAAGGTCTTCGCCATCGGCAATCCCTTTGGCCTCTCCGGTACCATGACCCGCGGCATCATCAGCTCCATCCGCGCCATCGTCGAGCCCGACGGCACCAAGATCGACGAAGCCATCCAGACCGACGCCGCCATCAACCCCGGCAACTCCGGCGGTCCGCTGCTCAACTCGCGCGGTGAAGTCATCGGCATTAACACCATGATTGCCAGCAACGGCGCCGCACAGAGCGCCGGCATCGGCTTCGCTGTCCCCATCAACGCGGCCAAAGCCGTGCTCAATGACCTCGTGCAGTACGGCGAAGTCCGCCGTCCGTCGCTCGGAATCCGCGGCGGGCTGCCGATCACACCCGAGCTCGCCGAACAAATGGGCCTCGCCGCCGACTACGGCGTCCTCATCCAGGCCGTAATCCCCGGTCGTGGCGCCGACAAAGCAGGACTGAAAGGCGGCAACGAGCGCGCCTATCTCGGCAACACGCCGATCATGATCGGTGGTGACCTCATCGTAGCCATCGGCGACGAGCAGATCGCGGACCTGCAGGACCTGTCGCACGCCATGAACGCCCACAAAGCGGGCGAGACGGTGCGGGTCACCATCTACCGCGCCAAACGCAAAATGGTAGTCCCCGTCCAGCTAGACGAGGCCCGCCAAGGCGCATAA
- a CDS encoding thiamine phosphate synthase codes for MILYYITDRRALKGDLIAKISEAAHAGVDYVQLREKDLSPRELERLARGAMDAISGTNTKLLVNSRSDVAISVGAHGVHLTSNDISAGDARALWRERRPVIGVSCHSTADVRMAEAQGADFAVLAPVFGKGEQPGIGLQVLAEATGIVPPPEHTESAPRAVRFPALALGGVTVENARMCLAYGAAGVAGIRLFQENDVSAVVRALRAHTS; via the coding sequence TTGATCCTCTATTACATAACGGACCGGCGGGCGCTGAAGGGCGACTTGATTGCCAAGATCTCCGAAGCCGCCCATGCGGGCGTGGATTACGTCCAGCTGCGCGAGAAGGACCTCTCCCCTCGTGAACTGGAGCGGCTGGCGCGTGGGGCGATGGATGCGATCTCCGGTACGAATACCAAACTTCTCGTCAATTCGCGGTCGGATGTGGCGATTTCCGTTGGCGCACATGGCGTGCACCTGACTTCCAACGACATTTCTGCGGGAGACGCACGGGCGTTGTGGCGCGAACGGCGGCCAGTGATTGGGGTGTCGTGCCATTCCACCGCCGATGTGCGGATGGCGGAGGCGCAGGGCGCGGACTTTGCTGTGTTGGCGCCGGTCTTTGGCAAAGGGGAACAGCCGGGGATCGGGCTACAAGTGCTGGCAGAGGCGACCGGCATTGTGCCACCGCCGGAACATACGGAGTCGGCGCCGCGGGCGGTACGGTTTCCGGCGCTCGCGCTGGGTGGAGTGACCGTCGAAAATGCGCGGATGTGTTTGGCGTATGGCGCGGCGGGCGTCGCGGGGATTCGCTTGTTTCAGGAGAACGATGTGAGCGCGGTGGTGAGAGCGCTGCGCGCCCACACCTCGTGA
- a CDS encoding VOC family protein produces MMALTKMVGFVTTTDAEKAKAFYGDALGFTFVKDDGFALVFDAHGTMLRVAKAKEHKPVVGTILGWQVDDVHATIRELSARGVKFEQFGLPFMKQDELGMWEAPGDDQVAWFKDPDGNVLSISKHVK; encoded by the coding sequence ATGATGGCACTGACAAAGATGGTTGGCTTTGTGACGACGACCGATGCGGAGAAGGCGAAGGCCTTTTATGGCGATGCGCTGGGATTCACGTTTGTGAAAGACGACGGCTTCGCGCTCGTGTTCGACGCGCACGGAACGATGCTACGCGTGGCCAAGGCCAAGGAGCATAAGCCCGTCGTGGGCACGATTCTTGGCTGGCAAGTGGACGATGTGCATGCGACGATCCGCGAGTTGTCGGCGCGCGGCGTGAAGTTTGAGCAGTTTGGACTGCCCTTCATGAAGCAGGATGAGCTTGGGATGTGGGAAGCGCCGGGTGACGACCAGGTGGCCTGGTTTAAAGATCCGGATGGGAATGTCTTGTCGATTTCAAAACACGTGAAGTAG
- a CDS encoding thioredoxin family protein: MKRFLLIVFLLATVVLPTLAGSKKDSSSTLPHTYDATRDPAKDLAVAIAEAHATDRNILLDVGGTWCKWCGYLDKFFTDHADLRELRDKNFVVMYVNFGADNKNDKFLAQFPKLKGCPHLYVLTADGKLLKSQDTSDLEDGKSSYVPEKVRAFLTEYGREKQ; this comes from the coding sequence ATGAAACGCTTTCTGCTCATCGTTTTCCTGCTCGCCACCGTCGTCCTGCCAACCCTTGCCGGATCCAAGAAAGACAGTTCGTCCACCCTGCCCCATACCTATGACGCGACACGCGATCCCGCGAAAGATCTCGCTGTCGCCATCGCAGAGGCGCACGCCACCGATCGCAACATCCTCCTCGATGTCGGGGGCACCTGGTGCAAGTGGTGCGGCTACTTGGATAAGTTCTTTACCGATCACGCCGACCTGCGCGAGCTTCGCGACAAGAATTTTGTCGTGATGTACGTGAATTTCGGCGCCGATAACAAGAACGACAAGTTCCTGGCGCAGTTTCCCAAGCTGAAGGGCTGCCCGCATTTGTATGTGCTTACCGCAGATGGGAAGCTGCTGAAGTCGCAAGATACGTCGGACCTCGAGGACGGCAAGAGCAGTTACGTACCGGAAAAAGTCCGCGCGTTTTTGACGGAGTATGGGCGGGAGAAGCAGTAA
- a CDS encoding TIGR00730 family Rossman fold protein → MADKTPKPFRSPLAYENPKFVNGPDGRPLRIMSEYAEPLARFRRERIQDTVVFFGSARWHSRSIAEEHLQLLEKPGSAQPAPPEEQLRLKMARADVEMARYYEDARKLAYMLAGWSKDLGGRRHRFVVTTGGGPGIMEAANLGAHEAGAKTIGLNIRLPFEQMPNPYITPELNFEFHYFFMRKLWFAYLAKALVIFPGGFGTFDELFEILTLAQTEKMAKKIFVVIYGTEYWKKVINFQAFVDAGAIAPDDLNLFKFCDDPQEAFEYLRDGLTEFHLGNTHKSPEIAKTRL, encoded by the coding sequence ATGGCCGACAAGACGCCCAAACCCTTTCGCTCGCCGCTGGCTTATGAAAACCCAAAATTTGTAAATGGACCGGATGGCCGACCGCTTCGCATTATGTCGGAATATGCGGAACCGCTGGCGCGGTTTCGGCGGGAACGCATCCAGGACACGGTGGTGTTCTTCGGATCGGCGCGGTGGCATTCGCGTTCGATCGCGGAAGAACATCTGCAACTGTTGGAGAAGCCGGGTTCGGCGCAGCCGGCGCCTCCAGAAGAACAGCTGCGGTTGAAGATGGCGCGGGCCGATGTGGAGATGGCGCGCTATTACGAAGACGCACGCAAGCTGGCATACATGCTGGCGGGCTGGAGCAAAGATCTTGGTGGCAGGCGGCATCGGTTTGTAGTCACCACCGGCGGCGGACCAGGGATCATGGAGGCAGCAAATCTTGGTGCACATGAAGCGGGCGCGAAGACGATTGGGCTGAATATTCGTCTGCCGTTCGAGCAGATGCCGAACCCGTACATCACGCCGGAGTTGAACTTCGAGTTCCATTACTTCTTCATGCGCAAACTGTGGTTTGCGTATCTCGCGAAGGCGCTGGTGATTTTCCCCGGCGGCTTTGGGACCTTCGACGAACTGTTCGAGATCCTGACCCTGGCGCAGACGGAGAAGATGGCGAAGAAAATCTTCGTGGTGATATATGGCACCGAGTACTGGAAAAAGGTGATCAACTTCCAGGCATTCGTGGATGCGGGTGCGATCGCGCCGGACGATCTCAATCTGTTCAAGTTTTGCGATGATCCGCAGGAGGCATTCGAGTATCTGCGGGACGGGCTGACGGAGTTCCACCTGGGAAACACGCACAAGAGCCCGGAGATTGCGAAGACGAGACTGTAG
- a CDS encoding bifunctional 5,10-methylenetetrahydrofolate dehydrogenase/5,10-methenyltetrahydrofolate cyclohydrolase yields MLATILDGNKISAEIKTEVAAEVAELKAKGLTPGLAVVLVGHNPASEIYVRNKVKACEMTGIYSEQHTPPDTVSTADLLQLVESLNRRNDIDGILVQLPLPKQVDSKKILLAVSPEKDVDGFHPMNVGYLSTVRPGLVPCTPAGCMEILRRSNVPVEGADAVVVGRSDIVGKPIAMLLTNANATVTICHSKTHDLPAVCRRADILVAAIGRPGMITPDFVKPGATVLDVGINKITDRAEFEKFFAGDAKREAAFAKNGSTLVGDCHPKVAEVAGAFTPVPGGVGPLTIAMLMANTVKAAKLRRGNTV; encoded by the coding sequence ATGCTGGCCACCATTCTCGATGGCAACAAGATTTCTGCCGAGATCAAGACTGAAGTCGCGGCCGAGGTGGCCGAGCTCAAAGCCAAAGGTCTCACCCCCGGCTTGGCGGTAGTGCTCGTCGGCCACAATCCCGCCAGCGAGATCTACGTTCGCAATAAGGTGAAGGCCTGCGAGATGACAGGCATCTACAGCGAACAGCACACACCGCCCGACACGGTAAGCACCGCCGACCTCCTGCAACTGGTCGAGTCGCTCAACCGCCGCAATGACATCGATGGCATCCTGGTGCAACTGCCGCTGCCGAAACAGGTAGATTCCAAGAAGATTCTCTTAGCCGTTTCGCCCGAGAAAGACGTGGACGGCTTCCACCCGATGAACGTCGGTTATCTTTCCACGGTGCGACCCGGCCTTGTGCCCTGCACGCCCGCCGGATGCATGGAAATTCTTCGTCGTTCGAACGTTCCGGTTGAAGGCGCAGATGCCGTGGTGGTCGGCCGCAGCGACATCGTTGGCAAACCGATCGCCATGCTGCTGACCAACGCTAACGCCACCGTTACCATCTGTCATAGCAAGACGCACGATCTGCCCGCGGTCTGCCGCCGTGCCGACATTCTTGTCGCCGCCATCGGCCGCCCCGGTATGATTACCCCCGATTTCGTAAAGCCCGGCGCCACTGTCCTGGACGTCGGCATTAACAAGATCACCGACCGCGCCGAGTTCGAAAAGTTTTTCGCCGGCGATGCCAAGCGCGAGGCCGCGTTCGCTAAGAACGGCTCGACGCTCGTCGGCGATTGTCACCCAAAAGTTGCGGAAGTTGCCGGAGCGTTCACCCCCGTGCCCGGCGGCGTCGGACCGCTAACCATTGCCATGTTGATGGCAAACACCGTAAAAGCCGCGAAACTTCGCCGCGGAAACACGGTTTAA
- the coaE gene encoding dephospho-CoA kinase (Dephospho-CoA kinase (CoaE) performs the final step in coenzyme A biosynthesis.), whose amino-acid sequence MLRVAITGGIATGKSTIGEMFARRGAHVIQADRVAHQLMSPGNDVYDKVVAHFGREILNPDGTINRPRLAQAAFPDKVQELNNLVHPAVLDFQDRWMDKIGEEDPNAIVICEAALLFEAKGEKRYDKIIVVRTPFDTKVQRYAAKMKQRLGDARMEVLRRMNAQMSEEEKARRADYVIDNNGVLDHTEEQVEKVWLDLQEQAKLARV is encoded by the coding sequence TTGCTCAGAGTCGCAATTACTGGCGGTATCGCCACCGGAAAGTCCACCATCGGCGAGATGTTCGCCCGCCGCGGCGCGCACGTTATCCAGGCCGACCGCGTTGCCCACCAACTGATGAGCCCCGGCAACGACGTCTACGACAAGGTCGTCGCTCACTTCGGTCGCGAGATCCTCAATCCCGACGGCACCATTAACCGCCCGCGCCTCGCGCAAGCTGCATTCCCCGACAAGGTGCAAGAGCTCAACAACCTTGTGCACCCTGCTGTGCTCGATTTCCAGGACCGCTGGATGGACAAGATCGGCGAGGAAGACCCCAACGCCATTGTGATCTGCGAAGCCGCGCTCCTCTTCGAAGCCAAGGGAGAGAAGCGCTACGACAAGATCATCGTGGTACGCACCCCGTTCGATACCAAGGTCCAGCGCTACGCCGCGAAGATGAAGCAGCGGCTCGGCGACGCCCGCATGGAAGTTCTGCGCCGCATGAACGCGCAAATGAGCGAAGAAGAAAAAGCCCGCCGCGCCGACTACGTAATCGATAACAACGGCGTCCTCGACCACACCGAAGAGCAAGTCGAAAAAGTCTGGCTCGATCTGCAGGAACAAGCCAAACTGGCGAGGGTGTAA
- a CDS encoding CPBP family intramembrane glutamic endopeptidase, with amino-acid sequence MLTTKQRAISFLEVLLGAAIVIGHNVFHKIPNEVPILFVLFWLSFGLRERGYAFTGLRRPASWTKTILYAIGAVILLHVGSELVIQPLAHRIWPAPEKISNVIHTSPTWKESLTFLGIVWTFAAFGEEFSYRGYLLNRAADLGNRSKLSYVLAMIYVAVLFGFGHWYKGPAGVVDSTWSGLVIGTAYLLSGRNLWTAVLAHGLSDTVAVVAYAMGWAN; translated from the coding sequence ATGCTCACCACGAAACAGCGCGCAATTTCCTTCCTTGAAGTTTTGCTCGGCGCGGCGATCGTGATCGGGCACAACGTCTTTCACAAAATTCCCAATGAAGTGCCGATTCTATTCGTGCTGTTCTGGCTGTCGTTCGGTCTGCGCGAGCGTGGGTACGCGTTCACCGGGCTGCGGCGGCCGGCGTCGTGGACGAAGACGATTCTCTACGCCATCGGCGCCGTGATTTTGCTGCACGTCGGGAGCGAGTTGGTGATCCAGCCGCTGGCGCACCGGATTTGGCCGGCGCCGGAAAAGATCAGCAATGTAATCCATACCTCTCCGACGTGGAAGGAGTCGCTGACATTTCTCGGGATCGTGTGGACGTTTGCAGCCTTCGGCGAAGAGTTCAGCTATCGCGGGTATCTCTTGAATCGCGCGGCGGACTTGGGCAACCGGTCAAAGCTCTCGTACGTGCTGGCGATGATCTACGTCGCGGTGCTATTTGGCTTCGGGCACTGGTACAAAGGGCCAGCGGGCGTGGTGGATAGCACGTGGTCGGGACTGGTGATTGGGACGGCGTATCTCTTGTCCGGCAGAAATTTGTGGACTGCCGTGCTGGCGCACGGACTGAGCGATACCGTGGCGGTCGTGGCTTATGCGATGGGATGGGCGAATTGA
- a CDS encoding phage holin family protein, giving the protein MRWILHWIVSAASLAVVVYVVPGFHVNSVWSLLIAALLLGIVNATLGLVLKVITFPLTILTFGIFWFVINAFMIELVAKLVKGFWVKNFTAAFIGAIVLAVINTILKWLMPKEED; this is encoded by the coding sequence ATGCGCTGGATACTGCATTGGATCGTGAGCGCCGCCAGCTTGGCGGTCGTCGTGTATGTTGTGCCGGGCTTCCACGTGAACAGCGTGTGGTCGCTGCTTATCGCTGCTCTGCTGCTGGGCATTGTCAACGCGACGCTCGGCCTCGTGCTGAAGGTCATCACCTTCCCGCTGACGATCCTCACGTTCGGCATCTTCTGGTTCGTCATCAACGCGTTCATGATCGAGCTGGTCGCCAAGCTGGTGAAAGGCTTCTGGGTAAAAAATTTCACAGCGGCCTTCATAGGCGCCATCGTTCTGGCCGTAATCAACACCATCCTGAAATGGCTAATGCCCAAAGAAGAAGACTAA
- a CDS encoding MBOAT family O-acyltransferase, with amino-acid sequence MLFNSIPFLFFFLPAVLLGIYLIGRMGRTPALLFLNLASLFFYAWWNPKYLLLLLGSITFNLLCAHAIAHAKRPSIPMWIGVCGNVGLLCFYKYLFPILNSFGSLMTPEHNFGSIILPLGISFFTLTQIGYLVDLAQQDATLLSPVEHVFFVSFFPHLIAGPILHHREFMPQVFAKRDFRLDWNQLAIGGTWFIMGLFKKVVLADTIAPRADLLFNAPANQPMFSAWCGILSYALQLYFDFSGYSDMAIGLARMFGLRFPMNFNSPYKAQSIIEFWQRWHITLTHFITLYIYNPVAMAINRSRLDAGLSIGKKALKSFEGFTRMVCVPLLVTMIVAGVWHGAGRQFLAFGLLHGIYLCINHAWRTWAKALGKAIEATRIGRVFYVVLTLAAVILAQIFFRADSVPDAYAVIRSALGLHGLGAMPHADHIFWLMIAAFFAICWSLPNTQEILGEGDRPVRLQWRPTLAWGLAISATFFLCFVLMKPASRFLYFQF; translated from the coding sequence ATGCTCTTCAACTCCATCCCATTCCTCTTCTTCTTCCTCCCCGCTGTGCTGCTCGGGATTTATCTGATCGGAAGAATGGGACGCACTCCCGCACTCCTTTTCCTCAATCTGGCATCTCTGTTCTTCTACGCCTGGTGGAACCCCAAATATCTCCTGCTTCTTCTCGGCTCCATTACCTTCAACTTGCTCTGCGCGCACGCCATCGCCCACGCCAAGCGCCCCAGCATCCCGATGTGGATCGGCGTCTGCGGCAACGTAGGCTTGCTCTGTTTTTATAAATATCTTTTCCCAATCCTCAACAGCTTTGGTTCGCTCATGACGCCCGAGCACAACTTCGGCAGCATCATTCTGCCGCTCGGCATCTCGTTCTTCACCCTCACCCAGATCGGCTACCTCGTAGATCTCGCGCAGCAGGACGCGACCTTACTCAGCCCCGTCGAACATGTCTTCTTCGTGAGCTTCTTCCCGCACTTGATCGCGGGCCCTATCCTGCATCATCGCGAATTCATGCCGCAAGTCTTCGCGAAGCGCGACTTCCGTCTCGACTGGAACCAACTCGCGATCGGCGGAACGTGGTTCATCATGGGCTTGTTCAAGAAAGTCGTACTGGCCGACACCATCGCCCCGCGTGCCGACCTGCTCTTCAACGCGCCCGCCAATCAGCCAATGTTCAGCGCCTGGTGCGGCATCCTCAGCTACGCGCTTCAGCTCTACTTCGATTTCTCCGGTTACTCGGACATGGCCATCGGCCTGGCGCGCATGTTCGGCCTGCGCTTCCCCATGAACTTCAACTCGCCCTATAAGGCGCAGAGCATCATCGAGTTCTGGCAGCGCTGGCACATCACGCTCACCCACTTCATCACGCTCTACATCTACAACCCGGTCGCAATGGCCATCAATCGGAGCCGCCTCGACGCTGGCCTCTCCATCGGTAAGAAAGCGTTGAAGAGTTTCGAAGGTTTCACTCGCATGGTCTGTGTGCCGCTGCTGGTGACGATGATTGTTGCCGGCGTTTGGCACGGCGCAGGCCGCCAGTTCCTCGCCTTCGGACTGCTGCACGGAATCTATCTCTGTATCAACCACGCGTGGCGCACCTGGGCGAAGGCCCTGGGCAAGGCCATCGAAGCCACGCGCATTGGCCGCGTCTTCTACGTGGTGCTCACGCTCGCCGCCGTGATACTCGCGCAAATCTTCTTCCGCGCCGACTCCGTCCCCGACGCCTATGCCGTCATCCGTAGCGCACTCGGCTTGCACGGTCTCGGCGCCATGCCGCATGCCGACCACATCTTCTGGCTCATGATCGCCGCGTTCTTCGCGATCTGCTGGAGCCTGCCCAACACCCAGGAAATTCTCGGCGAAGGCGATCGCCCGGTGCGACTGCAATGGCGACCGACATTGGCCTGGGGCCTCGCCATCAGCGCGACGTTCTTCCTCTGCTTCGTGCTGATGAAGCCCGCCTCGCGCTTCCTCTATTTCCAGTTCTGA
- a CDS encoding TetR/AcrR family transcriptional regulator: protein MDENTSERIAAVTLEIVEQEGADAVSMRRVAKAVGITPMAIYHHYPTREALLQAVTGREFERLGAFMRAHPARVSGDASFSKLLDFYLDYAFERPRVFDYLYSQARPDARKFPKDFRARKSPTMNGTADQVAAAIESGLLRDDDVWEIAMMLWAIVHGYLALYRAGRIGLDEKEFRALCHRALKRVFHGLKA, encoded by the coding sequence ATGGACGAGAACACCTCGGAGCGGATTGCGGCGGTCACCCTGGAGATCGTCGAGCAGGAAGGCGCGGACGCCGTGAGCATGCGGCGCGTCGCCAAGGCTGTGGGCATTACGCCGATGGCCATCTACCACCACTACCCTACGCGCGAGGCGCTGCTGCAGGCGGTGACCGGACGCGAGTTCGAGCGGCTTGGCGCGTTCATGAGGGCGCATCCGGCGCGGGTTTCGGGCGATGCGTCGTTCTCGAAATTGCTGGATTTCTATCTGGATTACGCGTTCGAGCGGCCGCGGGTTTTCGATTATCTCTACTCGCAGGCGCGGCCAGATGCTCGCAAATTTCCCAAAGACTTTCGCGCGCGCAAGTCGCCAACCATGAATGGTACGGCCGATCAGGTTGCCGCGGCGATCGAGTCCGGATTGCTCCGCGATGACGACGTGTGGGAAATCGCGATGATGTTGTGGGCGATAGTGCATGGGTATCTGGCGCTCTATCGCGCGGGACGGATTGGGTTAGATGAAAAAGAATTTCGCGCGCTGTGCCATCGCGCATTGAAGAGGGTGTTCCATGGACTCAAGGCTTAG
- a CDS encoding ABC transporter permease — MTSVVPKPPVYERLHYREILAVSIETFKSNKVRFALTALGMVIGTASLILVVTIGLTGKQYILRELNSIGTNMITADYEGGTIYGGSTSNDFMTLDDLKAIRAQVPGIVAASPMIQLHDQIPVPGGKERDVLILGVSFEYQFVRNLVIPSGRFFDDYDTNARNKVAAITKPLAIRLYGSEDAAVGQPIKLNGLPFTIIGTFKERVETFGQSEISDDTILIPYTVGRYFTDTDAVKELFFSMSDSDRVPLATQEIQQVLQSRHRPESVYKAENLTQLLDVAAKVANALTAILLLISAVTLVVSGVGIMNIMLATVSSRIREIGVRKAVGATNQEIRLQFLTEAVLISLVGGVIGIVSGLALPVSLRFLTDYRVPISGLSVIIALVVSSMVGVLFGTVPATRAAQLDPVESLRYE, encoded by the coding sequence ATGACCTCGGTCGTTCCCAAGCCGCCGGTGTACGAACGCCTGCATTACCGCGAGATCCTCGCGGTATCGATCGAGACCTTCAAATCGAACAAGGTCCGCTTCGCTCTCACCGCGCTCGGCATGGTGATCGGTACCGCGTCTCTGATTCTCGTCGTCACCATCGGGCTTACGGGCAAGCAGTACATCCTGCGCGAGCTGAACTCCATCGGCACCAACATGATCACCGCCGACTACGAGGGCGGCACCATCTACGGGGGCAGCACCAGCAACGACTTCATGACCCTCGACGACCTGAAGGCGATCCGCGCCCAGGTCCCCGGCATCGTCGCGGCCTCGCCCATGATCCAGCTCCACGACCAGATCCCCGTTCCCGGCGGTAAAGAGCGCGACGTGCTCATCCTCGGCGTCTCGTTCGAATACCAGTTCGTGCGCAACCTGGTGATTCCGTCCGGCCGCTTCTTCGACGACTACGACACCAACGCACGCAACAAGGTCGCCGCCATCACCAAGCCGCTCGCCATCCGGCTCTACGGTTCGGAAGATGCGGCCGTCGGCCAGCCAATTAAGCTCAACGGCCTGCCATTCACCATCATCGGGACATTTAAAGAGCGTGTAGAAACCTTCGGCCAATCGGAAATCTCCGACGACACCATCCTCATCCCGTACACTGTGGGCCGTTATTTCACTGATACCGACGCCGTCAAAGAACTCTTCTTCTCCATGAGCGACTCCGACCGCGTCCCCTTGGCGACGCAGGAGATCCAGCAAGTCCTGCAATCGCGCCATCGTCCTGAGAGCGTGTACAAAGCCGAGAACCTAACCCAGCTTCTCGACGTCGCCGCAAAAGTCGCCAACGCATTGACCGCGATCCTGCTGCTGATTTCTGCCGTGACGTTGGTCGTCAGCGGCGTGGGCATCATGAACATCATGCTGGCGACGGTCAGCTCGCGCATCCGCGAGATCGGCGTGCGCAAAGCCGTGGGCGCTACCAACCAGGAAATTCGCCTCCAGTTCTTAACCGAAGCGGTGCTGATTTCGCTCGTCGGTGGGGTGATCGGCATCGTCTCCGGGTTGGCGCTGCCCGTCTCGCTGCGCTTCCTTACCGACTACCGCGTGCCGATCTCCGGCTTGTCGGTCATCATCGCGCTCGTCGTTTCGTCCATGGTCGGCGTATTGTTCGGCACCGTGCCAGCGACGCGCGCTGCCCAACTCGACCCGGTCGAGAGCCTGCGTTACGAGTAG
- a CDS encoding mismatch-specific DNA-glycosylase: MLEATPPTLPDYLGPGLDLVLIGINPGLYSAMKGHYFARKNNRFWPAFSASRLSLGMREGLGLQTVGPEHDCECLRFGIGLTDVVKRPTANAAGLTPQEFARGARELIEKLERLQPRVACFHGTTGYRPVLEHGWSLRPKAVALGVQNERIGETRIFVVPNPSPANAHFRPADLTAWYDRLADFVDTVGS; this comes from the coding sequence ATGCTGGAGGCAACACCGCCGACACTTCCGGACTACCTCGGGCCCGGTCTGGATTTGGTGCTGATTGGGATTAATCCGGGGCTGTATTCGGCGATGAAGGGGCACTATTTTGCCCGCAAGAACAACCGGTTCTGGCCGGCGTTTTCGGCCTCGCGACTCAGCCTCGGGATGCGGGAGGGGCTGGGTCTCCAGACCGTAGGACCGGAACACGACTGCGAGTGCCTGCGGTTTGGGATTGGGCTGACGGATGTGGTCAAGCGCCCGACGGCAAACGCAGCCGGGCTCACGCCGCAGGAGTTCGCGCGGGGAGCACGAGAACTGATCGAGAAACTGGAACGGCTGCAGCCACGGGTCGCGTGCTTTCACGGGACAACCGGGTACCGTCCGGTGCTGGAACATGGATGGAGCCTGAGGCCGAAGGCGGTGGCTTTGGGCGTCCAGAACGAACGGATCGGGGAGACCCGGATTTTTGTGGTTCCGAACCCCAGCCCGGCCAACGCACACTTCCGACCTGCAGACCTGACCGCCTGGTACGACCGGCTGGCCGACTTCGTGGACACGGTTGGGTCATGA
- a CDS encoding type II toxin-antitoxin system ParD family antitoxin, producing the protein MRQASVRAALIEGEKSGDPRPFDVSAFKIRILKPRP; encoded by the coding sequence ATGCGACAGGCAAGCGTTCGCGCCGCGTTGATCGAAGGAGAGAAGAGCGGAGATCCTCGCCCGTTCGATGTCTCGGCCTTCAAAATACGAATACTGAAACCGCGTCCCTGA